One window of the Trifolium pratense cultivar HEN17-A07 linkage group LG2, ARS_RC_1.1, whole genome shotgun sequence genome contains the following:
- the LOC123908909 gene encoding translation initiation factor IF3-2, chloroplastic yields MAAIATTTVPVKLKLFDNTRTTSTSPLFSSSYSSFSKLSIPHSLNFYSSPSFTLNLRYGHSFRPSAYGGGGNFRRPPPENEDDGDDALDLSKLRSNTVRLIDQNQNMVGVVSIDQAIQKAEDAELDLVIVSADADPPVVKIMNYNKYRYELQKKKRDQQKKSAATRMDLKELKMGYNIDQHDYSVRLKAARKFLADGDKVKVIVNLKGRQNEFRNNAIELIRRFQNDIGKLGTEEAKNIRDKNMFVVLVPNKTELQKPEETPKKNAADKVSVEASDEVSVSVEA; encoded by the exons ATGGCTGCTATTGCCACCACAACCGTTCCCGTTAAACTCAAACTCTTCGATAATACCAGAACAACTTCAACTTCAcctctcttttcttcttcttattcttctttcTCAAAACTCTCTATTCCTCATTCTCTCAATTTCTACTCTTCTCCCTCATTCACTCTAAACCTCCGTTACGGTCATAGCTTCCGTCCTTCCGCCTACGGTGGCGGTGGTAACTTCAGGAGACCACCTCCAGAAAATGAAGACGACGGTGATGATGCTCTCGACCTGTCCAAACTTAG GTCGAATACCGTTAGACTTATTGATCAGAATCAGAATATG GTTGGAGTTGTATCTATTGATCAGGCAATTCAAAAGGCCGAAGATGCTGAGCTTGATTTG GTAATAGTATCCGCGGATGCAGATCCTCCTGTTGTTAAAATAATGAATTACAA TAAATATAGATATGAACTgcagaagaagaaaagagatcAGCAGAAAAAAAGTGCTG CTACTCGGATGGATTTGAAGGAGCTCAAAATGGG ATACAACATAGATCAACATGACTATTCTGTACGTTTGAAAGCTGCACGGAAATTTTTGGCAGATGGTGACAAg GTTAAGGTCATAGTAAACCTTAAGGGTCGTCAAAATGAATTCAGGAATAATGCTATTGAGCTTATTAGACGATTTCAGAACGATATTGGGAAG CTTGGAACAGAGGAGGCTAAAAACATCCGTGACAAGAACATGTTCGTAGTTTTGGTTCCAAATAAAACTGAACTGCAGAAACCTGAAGAAACACCAAAGAAAAATGCAGCAGATAAAGTCTCTGTCGAAGCATCAGATGAAGTCTCTGTCAGTGTCGAAGCATAG
- the LOC123910977 gene encoding pentatricopeptide repeat-containing protein At4g30700, whose amino-acid sequence MILSSSSGRLSRNTLISLINKACTFPHLTQIHTQLILNGYHYDIATITKLTQKLFDFGATRHARALFFSVPKPDIFLFNVLVRGFSLNASPSSSISLYAHLRRNTNLAPDNFTYAFAVAACSGDKHLMLLHAHSIIDGYGSNVFVGSALVDLYCKFSRVGFARKVFDGMPERDTVLWNTMINGLVKNCCFDDSIQLFGDMIAEGVRLDSSAVTAVLPAVAELQELRVGMGIQCLALKIGFNRCDYVLTGLISLYAKCGDVNTARLLFGMISKPDLIAYNALISGFTSNGETECSVKLFRELLFSGEKVSSSTIVGLIPLHSPFGHLHLACSIHGFCAKSGIILNPTVSTALTAIYNKLNEIDLARQLFDESPEKTVIAWNAMISGYAQNGLTDTAISLFKEMMNTEFTPNAVTITTILSACAQLGSLSFGKWVHQLIKSKNLEPNIYVSSALVGMYAKCGNILEAWQLFDSMREKNTVTWNTMIFGYGLHGYGHEALQLFNEMLNLGFNPSAVTFLSVLYACSHAGLVGEGEEVFHTMVNKYRIEPLAEHYACVVDILGRSGQLEKALEFIRKMPVEPGPAVWGTLLGACRIHKDTNIARLASDKLFELDPGGVGYYVLLSNIYSEERNFPKAASIRQVVKRRKLAKSPGCTLIEVNGTPHVFVSGDRSHSHATDIYAKLEKLTSKMREMGYQSETVPALHDVEEEEKELAFNYHSEKLAIAFGLITTEPGTEIRIIKNLRVCLDCHTATKLISKITERVIVVRDAKRFHHFKDGICSCGDYW is encoded by the coding sequence aTGATCCTTAGCAGTAGCAGTGGCAGACTTAGCCGCAACACACTAATCTCTCTAATCAACAAAGCTTGCACCTTCCCTCACCTTACTCAAATCCACACCCAACTCATTCTCAATGGCTACCATTACGACATTGCCACCATCACCAAACTCACCCAAAAACTCTTCGACTTCGGCGCCACGCGCCACGCACGCGCCCTCTTCTTCTCTGTTCCTAAACCCGACATTTTCCTCTTCAATGTCCTTGTTCGTGGCTTCTCCCTCAACGCTTCACCTTCCTCTTCCATTTCTCTATATGCCCATTTGCGCCGCAATACTAATCTTGCTCCGGATAATTTCACATATGCTTTCGCCGTTGCTGCTTGTTCTGGCGATAAGCACTTGATGCTGTTGCATGCTCATTCCATTATTGATGGGTATGGTTCTAATGTTTTTGTTGGTTCTGCTCTTGTTGACTTGTACTGCAAGTTTTCGCGTGTTGGGTTTGCAAGGAAGGTGTTTGATGGAATGCCTGAGAGGGATACTGTTTTGTGGAATACTATGATTAATGGGTTggttaaaaattgttgttttgatGATTCTATTCAGCTTTTTGGGGACATGATTGCAGAGGGAGTGAGGTTGGATTCGTCGGCTGTGACTGCTGTGCTTCCTGCTGTTGCTGAGTTGCAAGAGTTGAGAGTTGGGATGGGGATTCAGTGTTTGGCATTGAAAATTGGGTTTAATCGTTGTGATTATGTGCTCACTGGTTTGATTTCGTTGTATGCCAAATGTGGGGATGTAAACACGGCGAGGTTGTTGTTTGGGATGATTAGTAAACCAGATTTGATTGCTTACAATGCCTTGATTTCTGGATTTACTTCCAATGGTGAGACTGAATGTTCTGTGAAACTTTTCAGAGAGCTGCTTTTTTCTGGTGAGAAAGTCAGTTCAAGCACAATTGTTGGTTTGATTCCATTGCATTCTCCATTTGGTCATCTGCATTTGGCTTGTTCTATTCATGGTTTTTGTGCGAAATCTGGTATTATTTTGAATCCGACTGTTTCAACTGCACTAACTGCTATATACAACAAACTCAATGAAATAGATTTGGCTCGCCAGCTATTTGATGAATCGCCTGAGAAAACCGTGATTGCTTGGAATGCTATGATTTCAGGTTATGCGCAGAATGGTTTGACAGATACGGCCATCTCTCTTTTTAAGGAAATGATGAATACTGAATTCACTCCAAATGCAGTTACCATTACAACTATCCTTTCAGCTTGTGCTCAACTCGGATCTCTAAGTTTCGGAAAGTGGGTCCATCAGTTAATTAAAAGCAAAAATCTTGAACCAAACATTTATGTCTCATCGGCTCTAGTTGGCATGTATGCCAAGTGTGGGAACATTTTAGAGGCATGGCAGTTATTTGACTCAATGAGGGAAAAGAATACTGTCACTTGGAATACTATGATTTTTGGTTATGGACTCCATGGATATGGGCACGAAGCACTTCAGCTTTTCAATGAGATGTTGAATTTGGGGTTCAATCCATCTGCTGTAACTTTTCTTTCAGTCTTGTATGCTTGCAGTCATGCTGGCTTGGTAGGCGAAGGAGAGGAAGTTTTTCATACTATGGTCAATAAATACAGGATTGAGCCCTTAGCCGAGCACTATGCATGCGTGGTAGACATTCTGGGGAGATCTGGACAGTTAGAAAAAGCTTTGGAATTTATAAGGAAAATGCCTGTTGAGCCGGGTCCTGCTGTCTGGGGTACATTGCTTGGTGCTTGCAGGATTCACAAAGACACCAACATAGCCCGCTTGGCTTCAGACAAGCTATTTGAACTCGATCCAGGGGGCGTTGGATACTATGTCTTACTTTCTAATATATATTCGGAGGAGAGAAACTTCCCAAAGGCTGCTTCAATACGACAAGTTGTTAAGAGAAGAAAACTGGCTAAGAGTCCAGGGTGCACTCTAATTGAGGTTAATGGGACCCCCCATGTCTTTGTCTCTGGTGATCGTTCTCATTCTCATGCCACGGATATTTATGCAAAGCTGGAGAAGTTAACTAGCAAGATGAGGGAGATGGGGTATCAGTCAGAAACAGTACCTGCTTTGCATGATGTTGAAGAAGAGGAAAAAGAGCTCGCATTTAATTATCATAGTGAGAAGTTAGCCATAGCTTTCGGCCTTATTACCACTGAACCGGGTACCGAGATCAGGATCATCAAGAATCTTCGGGTTTGTTTAGATTGCCACACTGCAACTAAGCTGATATCAAAGATCACAGAAAGAGTGATTGTAGTTAGGGATGCTAAAAGGTTCCACCATTTCAAAGATGGGATATGTTCTTGCGGCGATTATTGGTGA
- the LOC123910848 gene encoding cellulose synthase A catalytic subunit 7 [UDP-forming] isoform X1, giving the protein MEASAGLVAGSHNRNELVVIHGHEEHKPLKNLDGQVCEICGDDVGLTVDGDLFVACNECGFPVCRPCYEYERREGRQLCPQCKTRYKRLKGSPRVEGDDDEEDVDDIEHEFNIEDKINNHDHSAEAMLHGKMSYGRGPEDDENAHFPAVIAGGRSRNVRFAPLLIHLSLCRICNSIQLSFLVTCMQVSGEFPISSHGYGDQMLSSSLHKRVHPYSASDPRSAGWDERRDDGSYDRVDDWKLQQGNLGPEPDEDLDADMSDEARQPLSRKVPIASSKINPYRMVIVARLVILAFFLRYRLMNPVHDAMGLWLTSIICEIWFAISWILDQFPKWYPIDRETYLDRLSIRYEREGEPNMLAPVDVFVSTVDPLKEPPLNTANTVLSILAMDYPIDKISCYISDDGASMCTFEALSETAEFARKWVPFCKKFLIEPRAPENYFSEKIDYLKDKVQPTFVKERRSMKREYEEFKVRINALVAKAQKVPPGGWIMQDGTPWPGNNTKDHPGMIQVFLGHSGGHDSEGNQLPRLVYVSREKRPGFQHHKKAGAMNALVRVSAVLTNAPFMLNLDCDHYINNSKAVREAMCFLMDPQTGKKVCYVQFPQRFDGIDAHDRYANRNTVFFDINMKGLDGIQGPVYVGTGCVFRRQALYGYSPPKGPKRPKMVSCDCCPCFGRRKKVKHAMNDANGEVASLRGMDDDKELMMSQMNFEKRFGQSSIFVTSTLMEEGGVPPSSSPASQLKEAIHVISCGYEDKTEWGIELGWIYGSITEDILTGFKMHCRGWRSIYCMPKRVAFKGTAPINLSDRLNQVLRWALGSIEIFFSHHCPLWYGHKEGKLKWLERFAYANTTVYPFTSIPLVAYCILPAVCLLTDKFIMPPISTFASLYFVALFSSIMATGILELKWSGVSIEEWWRNEQFWVIGGVSAHLFAVIQGLLKVLAGIDTNFTVTSKATDDEEFGELYAIKWTTLLIPPTTILIINIVGVVAGISDAINNGYQSWGPLFGKLFFSFWVIVHLYPFLKGLMGRQNRTPTIVIIWSVLLASIFSLLWVRIDPFVLKTKGPDTKLCGINC; this is encoded by the exons ATGGAAGCCAGCGCCGGATTAGTCGCTGGTTCGCACAACCGTAATGAGCTTGTTGTCATTCATGGGCATGAAGAG CATAAGCCTTTGAAGAACTTGGATGGTCAAGTGTGTGAGATATGTGGTGATGATGTTGGACTCACTGTTGATGGAGATTTGTTTGTGGCATGTAACGAGTGCGGTTTTCCGGTGTGCCGACCATGCTATGAATATGAAAGAAGGGAGGGGAGACAACTTTGTCCTCAGTGCAAGACCAGATACAAGCGTCTCAAAG GGAGTCCTCGGGTTGAGGGAGATGACGATGAGGAGGACGTGGATGATATTGAACATGAATTTAACATTGAAGACAAAATTAACAATCATGATCATTCTGCTGAGGCTATGCTGCATGGGAAGATGAGCTATGGAAGAGGTCCTGAAGATGATGAGAATGCACACTTCCCAGCTGTTATTGCCGGTGGTCGCTCTCGGAATGTAAGATTTGCACCACTTTTAATCCATCTTAGCCTATGTAGAATTTGTAATTCAATACAACTAAGTTTTCTTGTCACATGCATGCAGGTGAGTGGTGAGTTTCCAATATCATCTCATGGTTATGGGGACCAGATGTTATCTTCTTCACTGCATAAAAGAGTTCATCCATATTCCGCTTCTGATCCTC GAAGTGCAGGATGGGATGAAAGAAGAGATGACGGATCATATGATAGAGTGGATGACTGGAAATTGCAGCAAGGAAATTTGGGACCTGAACCTGATGAAGATCTAGATGCAGACAT GTCAGATGAAGCAAGACAACCACTGTCAAGGAAGGTACCAATAGCATCTAGCAAAATCAATCCATATAGGATGGTGATCGTGGCACGGCTTGTTATTCTTGCCTTCTTTCTGCGATACAGACTTATGAACCCAGTACATGATGCAATGGGGTTATGGCTAACTTCTATTATATGTGAAATCTGGTTTGCTATTTCTTGGATCCTTGATCAGTTTCCCAAATGGTACCCTATTGATCGAGAAACCTACCTTGATCGCCTTTCAATCAG GTATGAGCGTGAAGGCGAACCCAATATGCTTGCTCCTGTAGATGTGTTTGTCAGTACTGTGGATCCCTTGAAGGAACCTCCTCTGAATACAGCAAACACAGTTCTTTCAATCTTGGCAATGGACTACCCCATTGATAAGATATCATGCTACATTTCTGACGATGGAGCTTCAATGTGCACATTTGAAGCCCTGTCTGAAACGGCAGAGTTTGCTAGGAAGTGGGTGCCATTCTGTAAGAAATTTTTGATAGAACCTCGAGCACCAGAGAATTACTTTTCTGAGAAAATTGACTATCTAAAGGACAAGGTGCAACCCACTTTTGTCAAAGAACGTCGATCCATGAAG AGAGAATATGAAGAGTTTAAGGTAAGGATCAATGCACTTGTGGCAAAAGCCCAGAAGGTTCCACCAGGTGGGTGGATTATGCAGGATGGGACACCATGGCCAGGAAACAATACTAAGGATCATCCTGGTATGATTCAGGTCTTTCTTGGTCACAGTGGAGGTCATGATAGTGAAGGAAACCAGCTTCCTCGCCTTGTTTATGTATCCAGAGAGAAAAGGCCTGGATTTCAACACCACAAGAAAGCCGGTGCCATGAATGCTCTG GTTCGAGTCTCCGCTGTACTGACAAATGCTCCTTTCATGCTGAACTTGGATTGTGATCATTATATCAATAATAGCAAGGCTGTCCGAGAGGCCATGTGCTTCTTGATGGACCCCCAAACAGGGAAGAAGGTTTGCTATGTCCAGTTTCCTCAAAGATTCGATGGTATTGATGCACACGATCGATATGCCAATAGAAACACAGTTTTCTTTGAT ATTAACATGAAAGGTCTAGATGGTATCCAGGGTCCTGTATATGTCGGCACAGGGTGTGTATTTAGAAGGCAGGCTTTATATGGATATAGTCCTCCCAAGGGTCCCAAGCGTCCAAAAATGGTAAGCTGTGACTGCTGCCCATGTTTTGGAAGGCGCAAGAAGGTTAAGCATGCAATGAACGATGCAAATGGAGAGGTTGCAAGCCTAAGAG GAATGGATGATGACAAAGAATTAATGATGTCCCAGATGAATTTTGAGAAGAGATTTGGGCAGTCATCAATTTTTGTCACTTCAACCTTGATGGAAGAGGGTGGTGTACCTCCCTCCTCGAGTCCAGCAAGCCAGCTGAAAGAAGCTATTCATGTAATCAGTTGTGGATATGAAGATAAAACTGAATGGGGAATTGAG CTTGGTTGGATTTATGGGTCTATTACAGAGGATATTCTAACAGGCTTTAAGATGCATTGCCGTGGTTGGAGATCCATTTACTGTATGCCAAAGAGAGTAGCCTTCAAGGGTACTGCTCCTATCAACTTGTCAGATAGACTCAACCAGGTGCTTCGTTGGGCCCTTGGTTCCATTGAGATCTTCTTCAGTCATCATTGCCCTTTATGGTATGGCCACAAGGAAGGGAAGCTGAAGTGGCTGGAGCGATTTGCCTATGCAAACACAACCGTCTACCCCTTCACCTCCATACCTCTAGTTGCCTACTGTATTCTTCCTGCTGTCTGCTTACTCACTGACAAATTCATCATGCCACCG ATAAGCACTTTTGCTAGTTTGTACTTTGTTGCTCTCTTCTCTTCAATCATGGCAACAGGCATTCTTGAGTTGAAATGGAGTGGAGTCAGCATTGAGGAATGGTGGAGAAATGAGCAATTCTGGGTCATTGGTGGTGTATCAGCACATCTCTTTGCTGTCATACAAGGTCTTCTGAAGGTTCTTGCTGGAATTGACACCAACTTCACTGTTACATCCAAGGCAACAGATGATGAGGAATTTGGAGAATTGTACGCCATTAAGTGGACTACTCTTCTAATTCCTCCAACCACTATCTTAATAATCAATATTGTTGGGGTTGTTGCTGGAATCTCAGATGCCATAAACAATGGGTACCAATCATGGGGACCTCTATTTGGAAAACTCTTCTTTTCATTCTGGGTGATTGTCCATCTGTATCCATTCCTTAAAGGTTTGATGGGTCGGCAAAACCGCACACCCACAATTGTTATTATATGGTCAGTGTTGTTGGCTTCCATTTTCTCCTTGCTATGGGTAAGAATTGACCCATTTGTGCTCAAAACTAAGGGACCAGATACCAAGCTATGTGGAATCAACTGTTAA
- the LOC123910848 gene encoding cellulose synthase A catalytic subunit 7 [UDP-forming] isoform X2 produces the protein MEASAGLVAGSHNRNELVVIHGHEEHKPLKNLDGQVCEICGDDVGLTVDGDLFVACNECGFPVCRPCYEYERREGRQLCPQCKTRYKRLKGSPRVEGDDDEEDVDDIEHEFNIEDKINNHDHSAEAMLHGKMSYGRGPEDDENAHFPAVIAGGRSRNVSGEFPISSHGYGDQMLSSSLHKRVHPYSASDPRSAGWDERRDDGSYDRVDDWKLQQGNLGPEPDEDLDADMSDEARQPLSRKVPIASSKINPYRMVIVARLVILAFFLRYRLMNPVHDAMGLWLTSIICEIWFAISWILDQFPKWYPIDRETYLDRLSIRYEREGEPNMLAPVDVFVSTVDPLKEPPLNTANTVLSILAMDYPIDKISCYISDDGASMCTFEALSETAEFARKWVPFCKKFLIEPRAPENYFSEKIDYLKDKVQPTFVKERRSMKREYEEFKVRINALVAKAQKVPPGGWIMQDGTPWPGNNTKDHPGMIQVFLGHSGGHDSEGNQLPRLVYVSREKRPGFQHHKKAGAMNALVRVSAVLTNAPFMLNLDCDHYINNSKAVREAMCFLMDPQTGKKVCYVQFPQRFDGIDAHDRYANRNTVFFDINMKGLDGIQGPVYVGTGCVFRRQALYGYSPPKGPKRPKMVSCDCCPCFGRRKKVKHAMNDANGEVASLRGMDDDKELMMSQMNFEKRFGQSSIFVTSTLMEEGGVPPSSSPASQLKEAIHVISCGYEDKTEWGIELGWIYGSITEDILTGFKMHCRGWRSIYCMPKRVAFKGTAPINLSDRLNQVLRWALGSIEIFFSHHCPLWYGHKEGKLKWLERFAYANTTVYPFTSIPLVAYCILPAVCLLTDKFIMPPISTFASLYFVALFSSIMATGILELKWSGVSIEEWWRNEQFWVIGGVSAHLFAVIQGLLKVLAGIDTNFTVTSKATDDEEFGELYAIKWTTLLIPPTTILIINIVGVVAGISDAINNGYQSWGPLFGKLFFSFWVIVHLYPFLKGLMGRQNRTPTIVIIWSVLLASIFSLLWVRIDPFVLKTKGPDTKLCGINC, from the exons ATGGAAGCCAGCGCCGGATTAGTCGCTGGTTCGCACAACCGTAATGAGCTTGTTGTCATTCATGGGCATGAAGAG CATAAGCCTTTGAAGAACTTGGATGGTCAAGTGTGTGAGATATGTGGTGATGATGTTGGACTCACTGTTGATGGAGATTTGTTTGTGGCATGTAACGAGTGCGGTTTTCCGGTGTGCCGACCATGCTATGAATATGAAAGAAGGGAGGGGAGACAACTTTGTCCTCAGTGCAAGACCAGATACAAGCGTCTCAAAG GGAGTCCTCGGGTTGAGGGAGATGACGATGAGGAGGACGTGGATGATATTGAACATGAATTTAACATTGAAGACAAAATTAACAATCATGATCATTCTGCTGAGGCTATGCTGCATGGGAAGATGAGCTATGGAAGAGGTCCTGAAGATGATGAGAATGCACACTTCCCAGCTGTTATTGCCGGTGGTCGCTCTCGGAAT GTGAGTGGTGAGTTTCCAATATCATCTCATGGTTATGGGGACCAGATGTTATCTTCTTCACTGCATAAAAGAGTTCATCCATATTCCGCTTCTGATCCTC GAAGTGCAGGATGGGATGAAAGAAGAGATGACGGATCATATGATAGAGTGGATGACTGGAAATTGCAGCAAGGAAATTTGGGACCTGAACCTGATGAAGATCTAGATGCAGACAT GTCAGATGAAGCAAGACAACCACTGTCAAGGAAGGTACCAATAGCATCTAGCAAAATCAATCCATATAGGATGGTGATCGTGGCACGGCTTGTTATTCTTGCCTTCTTTCTGCGATACAGACTTATGAACCCAGTACATGATGCAATGGGGTTATGGCTAACTTCTATTATATGTGAAATCTGGTTTGCTATTTCTTGGATCCTTGATCAGTTTCCCAAATGGTACCCTATTGATCGAGAAACCTACCTTGATCGCCTTTCAATCAG GTATGAGCGTGAAGGCGAACCCAATATGCTTGCTCCTGTAGATGTGTTTGTCAGTACTGTGGATCCCTTGAAGGAACCTCCTCTGAATACAGCAAACACAGTTCTTTCAATCTTGGCAATGGACTACCCCATTGATAAGATATCATGCTACATTTCTGACGATGGAGCTTCAATGTGCACATTTGAAGCCCTGTCTGAAACGGCAGAGTTTGCTAGGAAGTGGGTGCCATTCTGTAAGAAATTTTTGATAGAACCTCGAGCACCAGAGAATTACTTTTCTGAGAAAATTGACTATCTAAAGGACAAGGTGCAACCCACTTTTGTCAAAGAACGTCGATCCATGAAG AGAGAATATGAAGAGTTTAAGGTAAGGATCAATGCACTTGTGGCAAAAGCCCAGAAGGTTCCACCAGGTGGGTGGATTATGCAGGATGGGACACCATGGCCAGGAAACAATACTAAGGATCATCCTGGTATGATTCAGGTCTTTCTTGGTCACAGTGGAGGTCATGATAGTGAAGGAAACCAGCTTCCTCGCCTTGTTTATGTATCCAGAGAGAAAAGGCCTGGATTTCAACACCACAAGAAAGCCGGTGCCATGAATGCTCTG GTTCGAGTCTCCGCTGTACTGACAAATGCTCCTTTCATGCTGAACTTGGATTGTGATCATTATATCAATAATAGCAAGGCTGTCCGAGAGGCCATGTGCTTCTTGATGGACCCCCAAACAGGGAAGAAGGTTTGCTATGTCCAGTTTCCTCAAAGATTCGATGGTATTGATGCACACGATCGATATGCCAATAGAAACACAGTTTTCTTTGAT ATTAACATGAAAGGTCTAGATGGTATCCAGGGTCCTGTATATGTCGGCACAGGGTGTGTATTTAGAAGGCAGGCTTTATATGGATATAGTCCTCCCAAGGGTCCCAAGCGTCCAAAAATGGTAAGCTGTGACTGCTGCCCATGTTTTGGAAGGCGCAAGAAGGTTAAGCATGCAATGAACGATGCAAATGGAGAGGTTGCAAGCCTAAGAG GAATGGATGATGACAAAGAATTAATGATGTCCCAGATGAATTTTGAGAAGAGATTTGGGCAGTCATCAATTTTTGTCACTTCAACCTTGATGGAAGAGGGTGGTGTACCTCCCTCCTCGAGTCCAGCAAGCCAGCTGAAAGAAGCTATTCATGTAATCAGTTGTGGATATGAAGATAAAACTGAATGGGGAATTGAG CTTGGTTGGATTTATGGGTCTATTACAGAGGATATTCTAACAGGCTTTAAGATGCATTGCCGTGGTTGGAGATCCATTTACTGTATGCCAAAGAGAGTAGCCTTCAAGGGTACTGCTCCTATCAACTTGTCAGATAGACTCAACCAGGTGCTTCGTTGGGCCCTTGGTTCCATTGAGATCTTCTTCAGTCATCATTGCCCTTTATGGTATGGCCACAAGGAAGGGAAGCTGAAGTGGCTGGAGCGATTTGCCTATGCAAACACAACCGTCTACCCCTTCACCTCCATACCTCTAGTTGCCTACTGTATTCTTCCTGCTGTCTGCTTACTCACTGACAAATTCATCATGCCACCG ATAAGCACTTTTGCTAGTTTGTACTTTGTTGCTCTCTTCTCTTCAATCATGGCAACAGGCATTCTTGAGTTGAAATGGAGTGGAGTCAGCATTGAGGAATGGTGGAGAAATGAGCAATTCTGGGTCATTGGTGGTGTATCAGCACATCTCTTTGCTGTCATACAAGGTCTTCTGAAGGTTCTTGCTGGAATTGACACCAACTTCACTGTTACATCCAAGGCAACAGATGATGAGGAATTTGGAGAATTGTACGCCATTAAGTGGACTACTCTTCTAATTCCTCCAACCACTATCTTAATAATCAATATTGTTGGGGTTGTTGCTGGAATCTCAGATGCCATAAACAATGGGTACCAATCATGGGGACCTCTATTTGGAAAACTCTTCTTTTCATTCTGGGTGATTGTCCATCTGTATCCATTCCTTAAAGGTTTGATGGGTCGGCAAAACCGCACACCCACAATTGTTATTATATGGTCAGTGTTGTTGGCTTCCATTTTCTCCTTGCTATGGGTAAGAATTGACCCATTTGTGCTCAAAACTAAGGGACCAGATACCAAGCTATGTGGAATCAACTGTTAA